The Arenicella xantha genome window below encodes:
- a CDS encoding FKBP-type peptidyl-prolyl cis-trans isomerase, whose protein sequence is MNLVKHITATASLSALVVGASIGMTTSAFAQDSKWTTNTAVDLSSQEAKLGYTFGMQIGANLVGQGIDKQIDVSALTAAIQDAAAGIEPRLSQEEMQQAQMAFQQVMQAEAEKAQAEMLAKGAENSAAGAAFMAKNAKEKGVKTTESGLQYSILREGKGKTPTASDVIKVHYVGKLIDGTQFDSSHDRGQPASFAVAAVIPGFSEGLQLVKEGGKIRLVIPESLAYGVDAPPSIGPNQTLIFEVELLEVTPAPTSKKEG, encoded by the coding sequence ATGAATTTAGTTAAACACATTACTGCTACCGCAAGCCTATCTGCGCTTGTGGTTGGTGCGAGCATTGGCATGACAACATCTGCTTTTGCGCAAGACAGCAAATGGACAACCAATACGGCAGTCGATTTAAGCTCTCAAGAAGCCAAGCTTGGCTATACGTTTGGTATGCAGATTGGTGCCAATCTAGTGGGGCAAGGCATCGACAAGCAAATCGACGTGTCAGCACTAACCGCGGCAATTCAAGACGCTGCAGCAGGTATTGAGCCGCGTTTGTCACAAGAAGAAATGCAGCAAGCTCAAATGGCTTTCCAGCAAGTGATGCAAGCCGAAGCTGAAAAAGCTCAAGCTGAAATGCTAGCCAAAGGTGCTGAAAACAGCGCTGCCGGCGCCGCTTTTATGGCTAAGAATGCCAAAGAAAAAGGCGTTAAAACCACTGAGAGTGGTTTGCAATATAGTATTTTGCGCGAAGGCAAAGGCAAAACTCCAACAGCCAGCGATGTCATCAAAGTTCACTACGTGGGCAAGTTAATCGATGGCACTCAGTTTGATAGTTCGCACGACCGAGGCCAGCCGGCTAGTTTCGCCGTTGCCGCGGTTATCCCTGGTTTCTCAGAAGGCCTGCAATTGGTTAAAGAAGGCGGCAAAATCCGTTTGGTGATTCCAGAGAGTCTAGCCTACGGTGTGGATGCTCCTCCTTCGATCGGTCCTAATCAAACCCTTATTTTTGAAGTTGAGTTGCTAGAAGTCACACCAGCTCCAACTAGTAAGAAAGAAGGTTAA
- a CDS encoding glutamine--tRNA ligase/YqeY domain fusion protein: MSKPTPNHFIRSIAKNDLANGKHEYIYTRFPPEPNGYLHLGHAKSICLNFGLAQDLGGKCNLRFDDTNPEKENVEFVESIRDTVEWLGFEWSKLCYASDYYDHLYNYALELIDKGLAYVDELNPEQMREYRGALTEPGKDSPFRDRSIADNRDLFERMRAGEFAEGEYTLRAKIDMSAPNIVMRDPILYRIRYAHHYRAGDRWCIYPMYDFTHCISDALEGITHSLCTLEFQDNRELYDWILSNITLEENLVGERGKLMPKQIEFGRSNLEYTMASKRKLIQLVNEGHVDGWDDPRLTTLVGLRRRGYTPESIRDFCAEIGVTKRDSTIDMAVLENAIRHNLEASAKRVFGVLDPLKLIITNYPEDQTEFFTVKNHPKDDSMGTRDLPFGREIYIERDDFMLEPPAKFFRLGPGREVRLRYGYAVTCNDVIYDADGNVSELHCSYDPLTAKGQTPDGRKIKGIIHWVSAAQAVDAEVRVYDRLFTEPNPAGADDFIALLNPESLRVYPHAKLEPSVLNADTQDRFQFERVGYFCFDSEDHRADNVVMNRTVSLRDTWAKMGANKK; this comes from the coding sequence ATGAGCAAACCCACGCCTAATCACTTTATTCGCAGCATCGCTAAAAACGACCTAGCTAACGGCAAGCACGAATACATTTATACGCGCTTCCCGCCGGAGCCGAACGGTTACTTACACCTGGGGCACGCCAAGTCAATTTGCTTAAATTTTGGACTCGCACAAGACCTAGGCGGCAAATGCAACCTCCGGTTTGATGACACCAATCCAGAAAAAGAGAACGTCGAATTCGTCGAGTCAATCCGCGACACCGTTGAGTGGCTGGGCTTTGAGTGGAGCAAGCTTTGTTACGCCTCAGATTATTACGATCACCTCTACAACTACGCCCTAGAGTTAATCGATAAAGGCTTGGCGTATGTCGATGAACTCAACCCAGAGCAAATGCGCGAGTACCGTGGCGCACTAACTGAACCGGGTAAAGACAGCCCCTTTCGCGATCGATCTATTGCTGACAATCGCGACTTATTTGAACGCATGCGCGCTGGCGAATTCGCCGAGGGCGAGTACACACTGCGCGCCAAAATTGATATGTCAGCGCCAAATATAGTCATGCGCGACCCAATTTTGTATCGGATTCGCTATGCTCACCATTATCGTGCCGGCGATAGGTGGTGCATTTACCCAATGTACGACTTCACTCACTGCATCTCTGATGCCCTAGAAGGCATTACGCATTCATTGTGCACCTTAGAGTTTCAAGACAACCGCGAGCTATACGATTGGATTCTTAGCAATATTACACTTGAGGAAAACCTTGTTGGCGAGCGCGGCAAATTAATGCCAAAGCAAATTGAATTTGGGCGATCGAACCTAGAGTACACCATGGCCAGCAAGCGCAAGCTGATCCAGTTGGTCAACGAAGGTCATGTAGACGGCTGGGACGATCCGCGCTTGACCACCTTAGTCGGGCTCCGTCGACGTGGCTACACACCAGAATCTATCCGCGACTTTTGTGCCGAAATTGGGGTTACCAAACGAGACAGCACCATCGATATGGCGGTGCTAGAAAACGCCATTAGACATAATTTAGAAGCCAGTGCCAAACGGGTATTTGGTGTATTAGATCCGCTCAAGCTGATTATCACCAATTATCCTGAAGACCAAACTGAATTTTTCACGGTTAAAAATCACCCGAAAGATGATTCGATGGGAACTCGCGACCTGCCGTTTGGACGCGAAATTTACATTGAACGTGACGACTTCATGCTCGAACCACCGGCCAAGTTTTTTCGCTTAGGCCCAGGCCGCGAAGTGCGCCTACGTTACGGCTATGCAGTGACCTGCAATGACGTGATCTACGATGCTGATGGCAACGTTAGCGAGCTACATTGCAGCTACGACCCGTTAACCGCTAAGGGGCAAACTCCCGATGGTCGAAAAATCAAAGGCATTATTCACTGGGTTAGTGCAGCGCAGGCCGTTGACGCCGAAGTGCGCGTGTATGACCGACTCTTCACTGAACCTAATCCCGCTGGGGCTGACGACTTTATCGCATTACTGAACCCAGAATCGCTCCGTGTATATCCACACGCGAAGCTCGAACCTAGCGTGCTAAACGCCGATACGCAAGATCGTTTTCAATTCGAACGCGTCGGCTATTTCTGCTTCGATTCGGAGGATCACCGCGCCGATAACGTGGTAATGAACCGAACGGTTAGTCTTAGAGATACCTGGGCGAAAATGGGCGCGAATAAAAAGTAG
- a CDS encoding endonuclease I family protein — protein MSVIVKRVAVVALMLAAVWFFESYESASEQGTRAANSPPQQVGAKQRNYDQARKVFWRNLYPRDGVTLYCQAPFETDERAGFNVEHVFPMSWATSGLKCGKRKQCRASSAWFNQIESDLHNLYPARSDVNQARSSYRFGEVKGEVRRYGETCDFEVDERARVAEPTPAVRGEVARAMFYMAFEYRDQGLMLFDKQAKLLQQWHRADPPSAAERRRNDIIEKLQGNRNPFIDRPEYLDELYRQGYFSQ, from the coding sequence GTGAGTGTGATTGTCAAACGAGTCGCTGTCGTGGCGCTCATGCTCGCGGCTGTGTGGTTCTTTGAGTCTTATGAGTCAGCATCTGAGCAGGGCACGCGGGCTGCAAATTCACCGCCGCAACAGGTCGGTGCTAAACAACGCAATTACGATCAAGCACGTAAAGTGTTTTGGCGAAACTTGTACCCTCGTGATGGCGTTACCTTGTATTGCCAAGCGCCGTTTGAAACCGATGAGCGCGCTGGATTTAATGTCGAGCACGTGTTTCCGATGTCGTGGGCGACGTCAGGCTTGAAATGCGGCAAGCGCAAGCAGTGTCGCGCTAGTAGCGCATGGTTTAATCAAATTGAGTCCGACCTACACAATTTGTATCCAGCACGTAGCGATGTGAACCAAGCCCGTTCGAGTTATCGCTTCGGTGAGGTTAAAGGCGAGGTGCGGCGCTATGGTGAAACCTGTGACTTTGAAGTGGACGAACGTGCTCGTGTTGCTGAACCGACACCAGCGGTGCGCGGGGAAGTAGCGCGAGCGATGTTTTACATGGCGTTTGAATATCGCGATCAAGGCTTGATGCTATTTGATAAACAAGCGAAGCTGCTACAACAATGGCACCGAGCTGATCCGCCGAGTGCTGCTGAACGTCGCCGCAATGATATTATTGAAAAGCTACAAGGCAACCGGAACCCGTTTATCGACCGACCAGAATACTTGGACGAGTTGTATCGACAAGGATATTTCTCCCAATAG
- the thrS gene encoding threonine--tRNA ligase, translated as MSIQITFPDGATKEFDQAITGFAIADGISSGLRRNAVAIEVNGELWDLTREIEADASVDIITRDSDKGLEVLRHDAAHVMAEAVKELYPETQVTIGPSIENGFYYDFAREEAFTPDDLVLIEARMREIVKRNEAIEREVWDRDDAIEYFKNLGEVYKAEIISDLPVDEQITVYRQGDFLDLCRGPHLPSTGVLRDGFKLTKLAGAYWRGDSNNAQLQRIYGTAWADKKQLKEYLRRMEEAEKRDHRKLGKAMDLFHLQDEAPGSVFWHPKGWSIYQTVQNYMGAKQYAHGYQEIKTPQVVDISLWEKSGHAAKFSDDMFTLTTDDRDYAIKPMNCPCHVQVFNQGLKSYRDLPLRLAEFGSCHRNEMSGSLHGIMRVRSFVQDDAHIFCTEDQIQSEVKAFIDFLHEVYADFGFDEIIYKLSTRPEQRVGSDEVWDRAEQALELALNDNGLDWELQPGEGAFYGPKVEFSLKDCIGRVWQCGTIQVDFSMPERLGAEYVAEDGSKQVPVMLHRAILGSIERFLGILIEQHAGALPAWLAPQQVMVATIVTDANDYAIEVAKALRSAGLRAEVDLRNEKIGYKVREHSLQKIPAILCIGKREAEEGTVAVRRFGSKAQNVMPLEEFIEQFCTEVDDKQVFDIEAS; from the coding sequence ATGTCGATACAAATAACCTTCCCAGATGGAGCCACCAAAGAATTCGATCAAGCCATTACTGGCTTTGCGATTGCTGATGGCATTAGTAGTGGTTTGCGCCGTAATGCGGTGGCCATTGAAGTTAATGGTGAACTCTGGGATCTGACGCGGGAGATTGAAGCCGATGCCTCGGTAGATATTATCACGCGCGATAGCGATAAGGGTCTCGAGGTGCTGCGTCATGACGCCGCTCATGTGATGGCTGAAGCGGTCAAAGAACTGTATCCAGAAACCCAAGTGACTATTGGGCCATCGATCGAGAACGGTTTTTATTATGATTTTGCTCGAGAAGAAGCATTTACTCCTGACGACCTAGTGTTAATCGAAGCACGCATGCGTGAGATTGTGAAGCGCAATGAGGCCATCGAGCGAGAAGTGTGGGATCGTGATGATGCCATTGAGTACTTCAAAAACTTAGGGGAAGTCTACAAGGCCGAAATAATTTCGGATCTACCGGTAGACGAACAAATCACGGTCTATCGGCAAGGCGACTTTCTGGATTTATGTCGCGGCCCCCATTTGCCATCAACTGGCGTTTTACGCGATGGCTTTAAATTAACTAAGCTCGCTGGTGCATATTGGCGTGGTGATTCGAATAATGCTCAATTGCAGCGTATTTATGGCACCGCTTGGGCAGACAAGAAGCAGTTAAAAGAATACCTTCGTCGCATGGAAGAGGCTGAGAAGCGCGACCATCGAAAGCTCGGCAAGGCAATGGATTTGTTTCATCTGCAGGATGAAGCGCCAGGCAGTGTGTTTTGGCATCCCAAAGGCTGGTCTATATATCAGACTGTGCAAAATTATATGGGCGCCAAGCAGTATGCGCATGGCTATCAAGAAATTAAGACCCCACAGGTGGTTGATATCTCTTTATGGGAGAAGTCGGGGCATGCGGCTAAGTTTAGCGATGACATGTTTACCCTCACAACCGACGATCGTGATTACGCTATTAAGCCAATGAACTGCCCATGCCATGTGCAGGTATTCAATCAGGGCTTGAAGAGCTACCGAGACTTGCCACTCAGGCTTGCCGAATTTGGTTCGTGCCACCGCAATGAAATGTCCGGTTCGTTACACGGCATCATGCGAGTGCGCAGCTTCGTGCAAGATGATGCGCACATTTTCTGTACTGAAGACCAAATCCAATCTGAAGTAAAAGCCTTTATCGACTTCTTGCATGAAGTGTATGCAGATTTTGGCTTTGACGAAATTATTTATAAGTTGTCTACTCGACCCGAACAGCGCGTAGGTAGCGACGAAGTCTGGGACCGAGCGGAGCAGGCTCTGGAACTCGCGTTGAATGACAACGGCCTTGATTGGGAATTACAGCCGGGCGAAGGCGCATTTTATGGCCCGAAGGTTGAGTTCTCATTAAAAGATTGCATCGGGCGTGTTTGGCAGTGCGGTACCATACAAGTAGATTTCTCAATGCCTGAGCGCTTAGGTGCGGAGTACGTAGCCGAGGACGGTAGTAAGCAAGTTCCGGTTATGTTGCATCGAGCGATTCTTGGGTCTATTGAGCGTTTCTTGGGCATCTTAATCGAGCAGCACGCGGGCGCATTGCCAGCGTGGTTGGCGCCTCAGCAAGTGATGGTGGCTACCATTGTTACTGATGCCAATGATTATGCGATTGAAGTTGCTAAGGCCCTGCGAAGTGCTGGATTACGTGCGGAAGTTGATCTGCGCAATGAAAAAATTGGCTACAAAGTTCGCGAGCATAGCTTGCAAAAGATTCCGGCGATCCTATGTATTGGAAAGCGTGAAGCGGAAGAAGGGACTGTAGCGGTTCGTCGTTTCGGCAGTAAGGCGCAAAACGTGATGCCTTTAGAAGAATTTATTGAACAGTTCTGCACGGAAGTTGACGACAAGCAAGTGTTCGACATTGAAGCGAGTTAG
- the pyrC gene encoding dihydroorotase — MNQITITAPDDWHLHFRDGEMLNETVPATARCFKRAIVMPNLVPPVTTKEQALAYRQRILAARPAGNDFEPLMTLYLTNDTTPEDIIAAHSSTIPAAKLYPAGATTNSDAAVEGIESLYPVFEAMSKVGMLLLIHGEVTQAEVDIFDREKAFIDSHLAAIHAKFPDLKIVFEHITTADAVDFVLSGNANLAATITPQHLLLNRNDLLAGGIRPHNYCLPVLKRSTHQQRLREVVASGSNKFFLGTDSAPHAKHTKENSCGCAGCYSAWSAIELYAQVFEDLNAIDKLEGFASHYGADFYKMPRNTSTITLLRDTWTVPENVELANGDSIVPFYAGQLLKWKLA; from the coding sequence ATGAATCAAATCACCATTACTGCGCCAGACGACTGGCACCTACATTTTCGCGACGGCGAAATGCTCAACGAAACCGTACCAGCAACCGCGCGGTGCTTTAAGCGCGCCATTGTAATGCCCAATTTGGTACCGCCAGTTACAACCAAAGAACAAGCGCTAGCGTATCGACAACGCATTCTTGCGGCTCGACCTGCAGGTAATGATTTCGAGCCATTGATGACACTGTATTTGACCAATGACACCACGCCTGAGGATATTATTGCGGCGCATTCTTCAACAATTCCGGCAGCAAAGCTGTATCCAGCAGGGGCAACAACCAACTCTGATGCGGCGGTCGAGGGGATCGAGTCTTTATATCCGGTATTTGAAGCCATGAGCAAAGTCGGCATGTTACTGCTGATTCACGGCGAAGTCACTCAAGCGGAAGTGGATATCTTCGACCGCGAAAAAGCATTCATCGATTCACACCTCGCGGCAATTCACGCCAAATTTCCAGACCTGAAAATTGTGTTCGAGCACATTACCACCGCCGACGCAGTGGATTTTGTGCTCTCCGGCAACGCAAATTTAGCGGCAACGATCACGCCTCAACATCTATTGCTCAACCGAAATGACTTACTAGCAGGCGGTATTCGACCACATAATTACTGCTTACCCGTATTAAAACGAAGCACTCATCAACAACGCTTGCGTGAGGTCGTTGCCAGTGGCTCTAACAAGTTCTTTCTCGGCACCGACTCAGCACCACATGCCAAACACACCAAAGAAAATAGCTGCGGTTGCGCGGGCTGTTATAGCGCATGGAGCGCGATCGAGCTGTACGCGCAAGTGTTTGAAGACTTGAACGCAATCGACAAACTTGAAGGCTTCGCGTCGCATTACGGTGCAGATTTTTACAAAATGCCGCGAAACACATCAACCATCACCTTGCTGCGTGACACATGGACGGTACCCGAAAATGTCGAGCTCGCAAACGGAGATTCGATCGTACCTTTCTACGCGGGTCAATTACTTAAGTGGAAATTAGCCTAA
- a CDS encoding AMP-dependent synthetase/ligase yields MPHTEPKIYVQHPDDALVNDTALDVINCHDATTLDQLFRERVRRSSNKVAYRYYQDKQWQSITWAGLASEVERWQVAFREAGLQKSDRVAICYRNSVEWVVFDQAALRLGLVVVPLYTQDRADNIAYVIGNAGAKIVLFADTEIWLQVLDTDEDTSCVERVLVMRGAELGKVKLVDNWLPEHGRHFERGLAKADDLASIVYTSGTTGRPKGVMLSHRNMLSNAYSGMRSVPLHPDDCLLSFLPLSHTLERTVGYYAAMMSASEVAFNRSIPELADDLREIKPTVMISVPRIFERVHNKIYAGLAEQSSFKRWLFQAAVRVGWARFQTQQGIRSWSLSQLLHPLLDALVANTIRSKLGGRLRFVIVGGAPLSETVAKTFISMGVPLLQGYGLTESSPVVSVNTPSRNRPDSIGMLLRGVAAKLMDGDELWVRGENVMMGYWDNPSATSETLVVDGDQRWLRTGDCASIDDDGFLRITGRIKDILVLANGEKVPPSDIEGAISRDPIFEQVLVVGEGKSFLSALVYLNPKLYQALCDTHGQNVADAPSVSVQDDLLARIAQQMDDFPGYAKIRKVALSDQEWTVESGLLTPTLKIKRPKVLAQYQSKIDELYAGHGVHGE; encoded by the coding sequence GTGCCGCATACCGAACCGAAAATATATGTTCAACATCCAGATGACGCACTGGTTAATGATACGGCGCTAGACGTTATCAACTGCCATGACGCTACAACTCTGGATCAGTTATTTCGTGAGCGAGTCCGACGCAGTTCGAACAAGGTAGCCTATCGCTATTACCAAGACAAGCAATGGCAATCGATTACGTGGGCAGGCTTAGCCAGTGAAGTTGAGCGCTGGCAGGTCGCGTTTCGTGAAGCGGGTTTGCAGAAGAGTGATCGAGTTGCGATCTGCTATCGCAATAGTGTTGAATGGGTAGTGTTTGATCAGGCGGCTTTACGTCTTGGTCTAGTGGTCGTGCCGCTTTACACGCAAGATCGAGCTGACAATATAGCTTACGTAATTGGCAATGCAGGAGCTAAAATCGTCTTGTTTGCCGACACGGAGATCTGGCTGCAGGTCCTCGATACTGATGAAGACACGAGTTGTGTGGAGCGCGTGTTGGTTATGCGCGGCGCGGAACTGGGTAAGGTTAAATTGGTCGATAACTGGCTGCCGGAACACGGACGTCATTTTGAACGAGGCTTAGCAAAGGCTGATGATTTAGCCTCAATCGTTTACACGTCTGGCACCACAGGTAGACCGAAAGGCGTTATGTTATCGCATCGGAATATGTTGTCGAATGCGTATAGCGGCATGCGCAGTGTGCCGCTGCATCCGGATGACTGCCTGCTATCGTTTCTACCTTTGTCGCATACCTTGGAGCGTACGGTCGGTTATTACGCGGCGATGATGAGCGCAAGTGAAGTTGCATTCAATCGTTCAATCCCAGAGTTGGCGGACGATTTGCGAGAGATTAAACCCACCGTTATGATCTCAGTGCCTCGTATATTTGAGCGCGTACACAATAAGATTTACGCGGGCTTGGCGGAGCAGTCAAGCTTCAAGCGTTGGCTGTTTCAGGCCGCCGTGCGCGTTGGTTGGGCGCGCTTTCAGACGCAGCAAGGCATTCGTTCATGGAGCCTTAGTCAGCTGCTGCATCCGCTATTAGATGCTTTGGTGGCAAATACAATTCGAAGCAAGCTCGGCGGTCGACTGCGGTTTGTTATCGTTGGCGGCGCTCCATTGTCAGAAACCGTAGCCAAGACCTTTATTTCAATGGGTGTTCCCTTACTGCAAGGCTATGGCTTGACTGAATCAAGCCCGGTTGTCAGTGTAAATACTCCATCTCGCAACCGGCCAGATTCAATTGGCATGTTATTGCGAGGAGTGGCGGCCAAGTTAATGGATGGCGATGAACTTTGGGTGCGCGGCGAAAATGTAATGATGGGTTATTGGGATAATCCATCAGCGACCAGTGAAACGCTGGTGGTCGACGGTGATCAGCGATGGTTGCGAACTGGCGACTGTGCTTCGATTGATGACGACGGTTTTTTGCGGATCACCGGGCGAATCAAAGACATCTTAGTGTTGGCTAATGGTGAAAAAGTGCCGCCATCGGACATCGAAGGAGCGATTTCCCGCGATCCAATATTTGAACAAGTGTTAGTGGTCGGCGAAGGCAAGTCGTTTCTATCTGCTTTAGTGTATTTGAATCCAAAGCTCTATCAAGCGTTGTGTGATACGCACGGACAAAACGTCGCGGACGCCCCAAGTGTTTCAGTGCAAGATGACTTATTAGCGCGAATTGCTCAGCAAATGGACGATTTTCCGGGTTACGCAAAGATTCGCAAGGTGGCATTAAGTGATCAAGAGTGGACCGTCGAGTCGGGTTTATTGACGCCCACTTTAAAGATAAAGCGACCTAAAGTTTTGGCCCAATACCAGTCAAAGATTGACGAGCTCTATGCCGGGCATGGGGTTCACGGGGAATGA
- the adk gene encoding adenylate kinase, with product MRLILLGGPGAGKGTQATFITEKYGIPQISTGDMLRAAVEAGTALGIEAKKIMDVGGLISDEIITGMVKDRVQESDCENGYLLDGFPRTIPQADAMRKHGIDIDYVVEISVDDAEIIKRMSGRRAHLASGRTYHVIYNPPKVADIDDVTGEPLVQRDDDQEETVRKRLDIYHAQTEPLIGYYQEFADSQQANAPKYVKIEGVGTVDSIRDKIQAALDQ from the coding sequence ATGCGACTCATTCTTCTCGGCGGCCCTGGCGCTGGCAAAGGCACACAAGCCACGTTTATTACAGAAAAATACGGTATTCCGCAGATTTCAACCGGCGACATGTTACGTGCGGCTGTTGAAGCCGGAACGGCGCTCGGCATTGAGGCAAAAAAAATCATGGATGTCGGTGGCTTGATCTCAGATGAGATCATTACTGGCATGGTGAAAGACCGCGTACAAGAAAGTGACTGCGAAAACGGCTACTTACTTGATGGTTTTCCACGCACCATTCCACAAGCTGACGCAATGCGTAAACACGGCATTGATATCGACTATGTGGTCGAAATAAGCGTAGATGATGCCGAAATCATAAAACGCATGAGTGGCCGACGTGCACACCTAGCTTCTGGGCGTACCTATCATGTAATTTATAACCCGCCTAAAGTAGCCGACATTGATGACGTCACTGGCGAGCCATTGGTACAACGAGATGACGACCAAGAAGAAACGGTTCGTAAACGTTTAGATATCTATCATGCTCAAACTGAACCGCTGATCGGCTACTATCAAGAATTTGCCGATAGCCAACAAGCAAACGCACCTAAATACGTTAAAATTGAAGGCGTTGGCACAGTTGACTCCATTCGCGATAAAATTCAGGCCGCACTTGATCAGTAA
- a CDS encoding glutaredoxin family protein, which produces MDTTKETKLALYYSKYCFFCQKVLTFMRGGDFDVELRNTSDREHAQALMAGGGKTQVPCLRIEQANGDVQWMYESDDIIRYLG; this is translated from the coding sequence ATGGACACTACGAAGGAAACTAAGCTAGCGCTGTATTACAGTAAATATTGCTTTTTTTGTCAAAAGGTACTGACGTTTATGCGTGGCGGCGATTTTGATGTTGAATTACGCAACACCTCTGATCGCGAGCATGCTCAGGCTTTAATGGCCGGAGGCGGTAAAACTCAGGTTCCTTGTTTACGTATTGAGCAAGCGAATGGTGATGTTCAGTGGATGTATGAATCCGACGACATTATTCGATATCTGGGATAG
- a CDS encoding MlaD family protein: protein MFQLNRNTSPLALLSLILLSALLSACSNDSLDVVVEFNNTRDIKAGTDVHWQGSTVGEVSAVDLSDGVAQVHISLDPVKAKEISSEAAIVVNRVKPGAPLEIHNPTGPIAQALQAGQTLHGMDSMLELMAWSVGDALNAGGKQLSSMVTGFQSYVQGEEFQRSKDQLQQQMTDAVESTGSALKTLEQGFADSIEDMAATEEQLAGAINDLSEELAPMVQEMSRSSAELAKQVDQFVLRMENATPEERASGERLMQSLVDMIDKLNSSMESGATSAPDATQNDRF, encoded by the coding sequence ATGTTTCAGCTAAATCGTAATACGTCCCCACTTGCGCTTTTATCATTGATTTTACTGAGCGCATTGCTGAGTGCCTGTTCCAATGATTCTTTAGATGTGGTCGTTGAGTTTAATAATACTCGAGACATCAAGGCTGGCACCGACGTGCATTGGCAAGGCAGCACAGTTGGGGAAGTCAGCGCGGTAGATCTAAGCGACGGTGTTGCGCAGGTTCATATTAGTCTCGACCCAGTGAAGGCCAAAGAGATTAGCAGCGAAGCGGCGATTGTCGTTAATCGGGTTAAACCGGGCGCGCCGTTAGAAATACATAACCCGACAGGTCCTATTGCACAGGCTTTGCAAGCAGGGCAAACACTGCATGGCATGGATTCAATGTTGGAGTTGATGGCGTGGTCGGTGGGCGATGCGCTTAATGCCGGTGGCAAACAATTAAGCTCAATGGTCACTGGATTTCAGAGTTATGTTCAGGGCGAGGAGTTTCAGCGTAGCAAAGACCAGTTGCAGCAACAAATGACCGACGCGGTGGAATCCACCGGCAGTGCTTTAAAAACTTTGGAGCAAGGTTTTGCGGATTCAATCGAGGATATGGCAGCGACTGAAGAGCAGTTGGCCGGAGCGATTAACGACCTGAGCGAGGAGCTAGCACCGATGGTGCAAGAAATGTCGCGCAGTAGCGCTGAGTTAGCGAAGCAGGTGGATCAATTTGTGTTGCGAATGGAGAACGCTACACCAGAGGAACGAGCCTCTGGCGAGCGATTAATGCAGAGCTTAGTCGACATGATCGATAAGCTGAATTCAAGTATGGAATCCGGCGCCACATCAGCGCCAGATGCCACTCAAAACGATCGCTTTTAG